One Molothrus aeneus isolate 106 chromosome 6, BPBGC_Maene_1.0, whole genome shotgun sequence genomic window carries:
- the PHLDA2 gene encoding pleckstrin homology-like domain family A member 2 has product MKMQAEVIREGELEKRSDSLFQLWKKKLVVLTKDSLSLFPDGHKRAKGKELGFGSILKVDCVERTGKYIYFTIVTKDRKEIDFRCPDQSCWNASITMALIDFQNKRAIQDFKSRQEMEQAAGTQERRLARAP; this is encoded by the coding sequence ATGAAGATGCAAGCCGAGGTGATCCGCGAGGGCGAGCTGGAGAAGCGGAGCGACAGCCTTTTCCAGCTGTGGAAGAAGAAGCTGGTGGTGCTGACCAAGGACAGCCTCAGTCTCTTCCCCGACGGGCACAAGCGGGCCAAGGGCAAGGAGCTGGGCTTCGGCTCCATCCTCAAGGTGGACTGCGTGGAGCGCACGGGCAAGTACATCTACTTCACCATCGTCACCAAAGACCGCAAGGAGATTGACTTTCGGTGTCcggaccagagctgctggaacGCCTCCATCACCATGGCCCTCATCGACTTCCAGAACAAGCGGGCCATCCAGGACTTCAAGAGCCGCCAGGAGATGGAGCAGGCGGCGGGCACCCAGGAGCGGCGGCTGGCCCGGGCGCCCTga